Genomic segment of Salvia hispanica cultivar TCC Black 2014 chromosome 2, UniMelb_Shisp_WGS_1.0, whole genome shotgun sequence:
GGTGGCCGATCAACGAGCGGCTCCGGAAATCCTCGGGAGtttgaagaaggaaatgaACGACGGTTTCACTCTTTGTTGGGGATTTAGGGAGTTAATTGTCATTTGAGGTTCGAAATGTGGCCGCCATTTTCATTCtcaaaagttgaaaattttcaatttcccGCGTTGTTATtagtagtaggagtaattcgattaactaattttatttttgatcaCTGAAAAATTTGTTTGGTCATTTTGATTTCACTCATTGTgcactacaaaataaatggataaatgatactattaaaattaataggtAAATGAACAAAAGTTTAAAGGTTCCATCaagataaattttgaatacGTATAAgcagtactccttccgttccataatagatgacacaaataataaaagattttagaaaatattattttatgtattaattgaaaagaaaaaaattatatatctataatctataaatctataaatatacaaaaggggagttttagaggagttttggagaaatttacaagaatgccatttaatttaaaaaattatattaaattaaaaatgtataattaaaaggaaagtgagtggGAGGCTTTATAATGAGTGGGAGGTTTTATAATGTACTATAATTAACGGCTAAGCGCATCTCCAACTATtccaccaaactcaaacttattttagtgtatatctcacactaaatattgattttactccaatcatttatattaaacttaaacttaaaagaatattctctatattatgccttttttactcacaaaatttgaaaaacttttaggtattggtttagtgtaaacctgaagatagatatttttttctcaaaaataaaaaataagattgaTTTTTGAGTACTATTGGAGCTAAATACCTATcccattttaaatttgagtgtacccttggagatggtctaataGCAGCATGAATCAAAATTATTGAGATTTAAGATCTgattagaaaatagaaatagaagaaaacaagtagaaaaaaaggaggaaaaaataagaaattgagCCCAGTTTCAACCCACTACACCAATCTCGTTTATGTCAGATATCTTTcgctactatttttttattttttatttggcgAATTTCCATTCACATCTCTTATACATGAAGACATACGTACTCAACGGCTATATTTAATGGTCTCCGTTTGTCGTGGCTTGTCCAATTAGACTATCTGCGCCCTTTTCGTTTTTCTTTTCGATTTTGCAGAGGCAAGCGATTGAGTGGGTGAACGGGAAAGGATGAACTACAATTGCAAGTGAGTGCTCGACTGTTCGCCTTGAATTTCGGTTGAATTTGTGTAGATTAGAGGTTTTGCAttccttttttgttgatcTTATTTTTGTGGGTCTGTGATTCTCAATTTTGCAATTACGTAAAGGATTATTCGCATAATATTTTAACCCTGTAAATATGTCATTTAAGGCTGGATTTTCATATATACCTATTTACCTTATAGAACTCAAGCATACTATTTTTGGACTTATCATAGAAGGAAAGCTTGATATCATGGAACCATTTCACACTATGCTCAATGATTTCAAGGCTTTCTCACAATTCCTTGGGTCGactaattttgttcttttttattatttttgttccttttcattttattaattatatacggtgtataatttaatatttaaacattatattatgtgatttatttattatgcgttgatttgtataaattttttattcttatataaCTAATATTCTTACTTATATTGTTTATTGctaatattaattctaattttgtttaattaatttaaaattaaaaaataatattttaaaaatatattaatctgtATCCACAGACGtgatagtattaaaaattgactatataaaaataaatttcatgtcacatttttaaatttgggtcggaaaaaaattaaatctatcaGTTCAAAGCCCATGCATAACACGGCCCAATGAAgatcaattttcataaatccGAAATCCAAAACCCTTTCCCAATCGCTCATCACATAAAAGGGGCGCCGCTctcatttcttcttctccaactACTCCTCACAAGCTAGGGTTTCTGCAACTTTAACGCCGCCATGGTAAATCCCCACCTCGCGCAGCTCTATCCGTGTATGAAATCCGATTAGATCCGTGTTAATGTgcatataattcaatttgtaGGGCAAGGGAACTGGGAGCTTCGGAAAGAGGAGAAACAAGACACACACTCTGTGCGTGAGGTGCGGCCGCCGCAGCTTCCACCTCCAGAAGAGCCGCTGCTCCGCCTGTGCTTATCCTGCTGCTCGCAAGAGGACGTGTATGCCTCTCACTTATAAAATTTgctattcaatttattatttaaattcatcgTTTCTCTTCCTGCGATCATGTTTTAGCCCTTTCCTGATCGCACGATTAAAATTCCGGAGGAAATGATTGCTGTTCAGTGGTTTTGAGCTctgattatttgatttattgcGTGGTTAATTGTctatgttttttgtttatatgatCCGATCAATTTGGTGAATGAtttctatttaaaattgaacttTAGACAACTGGAGTGTGAAGGCAATTCGTCGAAAGACGACCGGCACCGGACGCATGAGGTATCTCCGCAATGTTCCCCGCAGATTCAAGACCAACTTCAGAGAAGGTTGCTAGCGTTTttgtattcatatttttctttttttccgtCGTGATTAGCATTATATTTATGTGGAGTATGTGATGAATATAGGTACTGAAGCAGCACCAAGGAAGAAAGCAGTTGCTGCATCTGCGTAAGGGGACTAATGTGGAGAGAGCAATTGATTCTACTTTCCCTTGGTATTGTTATTGTACTCGACAACgaatgaattttgaaaaagcCGTTTTAAGGCAATTTTGCCAATTGGAATTCTTAGTTTATTTCTACTTATGTTTATGTactttgttttgaattttaatatggATATCTGAATACAACTTTGCTTCAAATATTGTATCTTATTAGTTGTATTGGCAAAATACTGAGTGTTTGGGTGCAGCTATCGAACGTTGGCTAATAATTTGAAGGATTTCTCAGCATTCTTAGGGAATTCTTAATTTAAGAAATGGTAGAGCTACAGCCTACAATCTTGTTATTGGCAAAGATGTTACAGCCTTccttttactttgttttctaATTCAAGTTACAATGCTAGTAGGTTGTGCTTTTCTTATTGAATACAGTTGAATCCCCAGATATCACAATTTTGCTTTCATCATTGGTTCCTGTTAGGACTTAGATACTAGCTTTTTTTGTTCTTGCAAAAGCTAGTAGATCTGTTATTTGGGTTGTGTTGTACTTGTACATCTATAATTTGGGGTTATGTTTATCGTTTAATGATATGGCTGCAATCAGACAAATTcttcaagaataaaatatggcATACAATAATGTTTTGGAGGAATGTTGCATAGGAATTTTCCGGGAAATTGATCAGTGATCAAAGTTGTATTCTTTTAGTTCCTTGTTGAACAACGGCGTACAATATTATCACAGTATATAACATAAATGTATAGAGAAACTTTATGaaagcaaacaaaatatacatgagatattcacaaaaataataaatttgaagtaCATACACCCACCAACGAGGAGTGCCAAAATTCCAATTACTGAGCCCACTATTTTGCACTCTACTCCAGTCTCCAGCCTTTGGAATGCACAAACTGGCTGCAAAAATATGGTatttgggagtattttatattcaatggTGTATGAAACTAAAGATGTCGCTGTACACACTTACTCTGACAATCTCAGGCAAAAATTCACTCTTTTCATTATCACACTTCTTTAATCACTCGATCTTTATCCTAGCTCTATGTGGGTTTGCCGAACTTCTCTTTGTCTTGATCCAATTCTCGGAAAACATGATCAAGTTCCGGAAATGAAGATAAAAGCAGGAGCTCGAGAAGATCAAAAGCTAGCTGCTTCATAAAAACAGATGACTGCAAGCACAGTGACATTGGTCTGTCAATTATGATTCTAGAGGATTGAGTACAGCAAGAACAAATCAAATAATGACATCACTTGCTTATTCCTTTTCAAGTGTTAGTGCGATAAATGTGTAACCAAACCATTAACGACAGCTACATAAGTTTCAGATAGAAGGTGCAAAGGCCACATGAAATGTATGGAAACACAGATTATTTATAAGAAAGTGCCACACATACAATGGGTATAGTAAGCTGCATGATGAAATGCAGTTGAAGTGCAGTCATGATGCAAGAAGGATAATCTGTACTATTATGAAACCTAAAGTACTGTTGTCAGTTTGTATATGGATGCTATGAAATATAAAGTGCAGACATGATGCAAGAAGGATAACCTGAATGAAATAGTAGAGATCTTTTGCACATTGCTCATATTCCTTATGTCCAACAAGGCCTACAATAGCTGCTGGAGCCTTGTCTGCAGGAAAAGACTCAACTCATTACTGTCTCCAAGAATGGTTGGTGAATAACTTTCACTCAATTCCATATGACTATAAATGAGATAAAGATTAGAATGGACAGTTAAGTATTACCAATCATCAATTCATAAACAAATTTGGCTCGCTGTTCAGCTTCCAGTTGTTGTATTTCCTCCAGAGTCAGGGTATCCCCCTGTTTAGGTGAAGAATAAGGAGCGGGAGATTGGGCTCCGGAGGATGGGCTATCAGGAGGAGGTCGCTGCCTCCGAGGGTGCTTAGTTATGAATATCCCATCAGGCCATAGTATCTAGTTATAGCAGTTgcaaatgataatattataatcCAATATTTCTTGGAGAAATAGGTCAGAGCAAACACATGCATCATCAGAGAAGTGAGACCACACGATTCTCCAAAATACTGAGTACTCATCAAGATTTAAAGCTCAAACTTTCTTGTAAGAATATAGGGAAGCCCATGGTACtagtaaaattgaattgagaTTCCAAATTACCTGCTCCAATCGCCTGATTCCAGAAGCAACCACTGATCCCCTACGAAGATGCTGTATTTTCTCAATCAACCAATCATCAAAAGCATCACCCATTCCCAATTGTAGAAGTTGTTTAGCTACCCAGAAAGCTTTTCTTCTGTAAGCACGACCATAATGCACAATTAAAGGATAGCCACGAGAGAGCTTCACAAGCCTTATATTGACTTGTCCATATTTATACAACATTCAGTACCTGATCCATCCGCCGTCTTTAAGTTGTAAAATGACATCAACCAAATCAAATACAGGAACATTTAGATTTGGCGGCACCCACTGTTAGAAACAGGGAAgggtaaaaacaaaatacgaTTTTCAgcaagaaaaatgaagaagccaaattatattaaaattagtgaATATAGATTGGTTTGAATTTAAGATCTCAATCATTTTGCACCACCATATCAATCAGAAGCCACAATTCTGAAATTTAAATCCGATAAAGAAATAGGCcaagaaagaaaatagaaaatgaccTCACTGGGAAGCATTGGATCAGTGGAATTATCAGCAGCaagagaatgtgatttttgaTGGTCTCTATCCATGGTCCTTTCTGATTTACTGGATCGTTTTAAGTTCTTTTGCTCTGAGATTTCTGAGCCATTACTTGACTGATCAAAAGCCTTCTTGAATTCCTTTT
This window contains:
- the LOC125204290 gene encoding 60S ribosomal protein L37-3, producing the protein MGKGTGSFGKRRNKTHTLCVRCGRRSFHLQKSRCSACAYPAARKRTYNWSVKAIRRKTTGTGRMRYLRNVPRRFKTNFREGTEAAPRKKAVAASA